The following are encoded together in the Pedobacter sp. D749 genome:
- a CDS encoding DUF3127 domain-containing protein, whose protein sequence is MEIKGKVHEVGATQQVSETFKKRDLIVEYAENPTYPEYIRFEALQDKTALLDTFKAGDEVEVFFNLRGRPWTDKAGKTSYFNSLVIWRINAVAAGAPAATPAYAAPVDVSNAPGEDDDLPF, encoded by the coding sequence ATGGAAATTAAAGGAAAAGTACACGAAGTAGGTGCCACACAACAAGTAAGTGAAACGTTTAAAAAACGTGATTTAATAGTAGAATACGCAGAAAATCCAACATACCCAGAATATATTCGTTTTGAGGCTTTACAAGATAAAACTGCATTATTAGATACATTTAAGGCAGGAGATGAGGTTGAGGTTTTCTTTAATTTACGTGGTCGCCCCTGGACAGATAAAGCGGGTAAAACATCATATTTTAACAGTTTGGTTATTTGGCGTATCAATGCAGTTGCAGCAGGTGCTCCGGCAGCTACGCCAGCTTATGCAGCTCCGGTTGATGTAAGCAATGCGCCAGGTGAAGATGATGATTTGCCTTTCTAA
- a CDS encoding sensor histidine kinase KdpD, producing MKKRSFWLITVLMTVALLGVFVMQLYYIRESYKLKSQLFDEQVNQTLTSVVNKIQRRNVADHLNRKDAENKLKQLQDSRQRVLDIKDLRQQYVQEAELRQVERENQIENYLNQQDSIIRNAYRAPDVISEKEYSSLTSKNGDKLDLQMDAFVDMKSLIIKGYSMRTKPFSTPPKAFEFKSLQSLPDTLRYLVFDPRDGSPGFANVPKIPSDLQKKFKREDEIAKKHLELKIAALGKDTFSYTRLSMVEDVSKELQETNVPIYKRINFSSLDRLLKQELLANNISLVPSYRVSLARKDSTIFMAASNVKGEFLPENTYKTPLFGNDIFRDPGMLYVSFPNKNSAIIANLSVTLASSISLLLVLVFIFSYTLYAILKQKKLSEMKTDFINNMTHEFKTPVATIMIASEALKDPEVTEDKARLKRLAGIIYDENVRLGSHIERVLSIARLEKGELKMENTDVDVNDLIVIVLDSMELQLQKRNAIINVHTDAENAVIYGDELHLSNVIYNLIDNANKYSSDTPEITIRTRNAGKNLIIEIADKGIGMTKEQSKRIFDQFYRVPTGNLHDVKGFGLGLNYVQDIIKKLNGTVKVSSEKDKGTTFEISLPL from the coding sequence ATGAAGAAAAGAAGTTTTTGGTTAATTACGGTTTTAATGACGGTAGCGCTACTGGGCGTTTTTGTAATGCAATTGTATTACATCCGGGAATCGTATAAACTAAAATCCCAGCTTTTTGACGAGCAGGTAAATCAAACGCTAACTTCGGTAGTTAATAAAATACAACGTAGAAATGTTGCCGATCACCTCAACCGCAAAGATGCAGAAAACAAGCTGAAACAGCTCCAGGATTCGAGGCAGCGTGTGCTTGATATTAAAGATTTAAGACAGCAATATGTACAGGAGGCTGAGCTTCGCCAGGTTGAGCGCGAAAATCAGATCGAAAATTACCTTAACCAGCAAGATAGTATTATACGTAACGCTTACCGTGCACCTGATGTAATTTCAGAAAAAGAATACAGTTCTTTAACCTCGAAAAACGGCGATAAGCTCGACCTGCAGATGGATGCTTTCGTGGACATGAAAAGTCTGATTATTAAAGGTTACAGCATGCGTACCAAGCCTTTTTCTACGCCGCCAAAAGCATTCGAGTTTAAAAGTTTACAAAGTTTGCCCGATACGTTAAGGTACCTGGTTTTCGATCCGAGGGATGGTAGCCCGGGTTTTGCCAATGTTCCGAAAATACCAAGCGACTTACAGAAAAAGTTTAAACGGGAAGATGAGATTGCTAAAAAGCATTTAGAACTAAAAATAGCAGCGCTGGGCAAAGATACTTTTTCGTATACAAGGTTAAGCATGGTTGAGGATGTGTCTAAAGAACTGCAGGAAACAAATGTGCCAATTTATAAACGCATTAATTTTAGCTCTTTAGACCGTTTATTAAAGCAAGAGCTCCTTGCCAATAATATTTCATTAGTGCCTTCTTACCGGGTTTCGTTAGCCAGAAAAGATTCGACCATTTTTATGGCGGCTTCTAACGTTAAAGGAGAGTTTTTACCCGAAAACACCTATAAAACACCTTTGTTTGGCAACGATATTTTTCGCGATCCCGGAATGCTCTACGTTAGTTTCCCGAATAAAAATTCGGCTATTATAGCTAATCTAAGTGTTACACTAGCCTCATCAATTAGCCTGTTGCTGGTGCTTGTTTTTATCTTCTCTTATACGCTTTATGCTATTTTAAAGCAGAAAAAACTGTCGGAAATGAAAACAGATTTCATCAATAATATGACGCACGAGTTTAAAACGCCTGTGGCTACTATTATGATTGCCAGTGAAGCTTTAAAAGATCCGGAGGTGACAGAAGATAAAGCCCGGTTAAAACGTTTGGCGGGGATTATTTATGATGAAAATGTTCGCCTGGGAAGTCACATCGAACGTGTTTTAAGTATTGCCCGCTTAGAAAAGGGTGAGCTTAAAATGGAGAACACCGACGTAGATGTGAACGATTTAATTGTGATTGTGTTGGATAGCATGGAATTGCAGCTGCAGAAAAGGAATGCCATTATTAATGTGCATACCGATGCAGAAAATGCCGTTATATATGGCGATGAGCTGCATCTATCCAATGTAATTTATAACCTAATTGATAATGCGAATAAATATAGTAGTGATACGCCGGAAATTACCATTAGGACCCGCAATGCCGGCAAGAATTTAATTATCGAAATAGCAGATAAAGGAATAGGTATGACCAAAGAGCAGTCTAAAAGGATTTTCGATCAGTTTTATAGGGTGCCAACAGGTAATCTACATGATGTTAAAGGTTTTGGTCTGGGTTTAAATTATGTTCAGGATATTATTAAAAAACTAAATGGAACGGTGAAGGTAAGTAGCGAAAAAGATAAAGGAACAACGTTCGAAATATCTTTACCTTTATAA
- a CDS encoding TIGR03915 family putative DNA repair protein, translating to MTYIFDGSLPGLLTAAFEWFERKPGKVMLKSTEMFQPEAFAESFTIITDAEKADRVWAGLEKKLRKDWLRKFYCSYLSEIPEAYNHLFQFALYIFQNQLGAENNYGNEHVIALAKYAKSVEREKHRMEAFIRFQKTGDGIFYASIDPDFNVLPLISNHFKNRYADQQWVIYDLKRKYGLHYNLTTVEEITISFTNGINKQNPPSILMDEGEALYATLWKDYFKSANIVARKNTKLHVQHVPKRYWKYLTEKAPV from the coding sequence ATGACCTACATTTTCGATGGTTCACTTCCAGGGCTTCTAACTGCCGCTTTTGAATGGTTTGAGCGCAAGCCTGGCAAAGTGATGCTCAAATCAACCGAAATGTTTCAGCCGGAAGCTTTTGCAGAAAGTTTTACCATTATTACTGATGCAGAAAAAGCAGACCGGGTTTGGGCAGGATTGGAAAAGAAACTGAGAAAGGATTGGCTCCGTAAATTTTATTGCAGTTATTTATCAGAAATCCCTGAAGCTTACAATCACCTTTTTCAGTTTGCCTTATATATTTTTCAAAATCAGTTAGGCGCCGAAAATAATTATGGCAACGAACATGTAATTGCCTTAGCTAAATATGCCAAAAGTGTAGAGCGGGAAAAACACAGGATGGAGGCATTTATCCGCTTTCAAAAAACGGGCGATGGAATATTTTATGCCAGTATCGATCCTGATTTTAATGTTTTACCTTTAATATCCAATCATTTTAAAAACCGGTATGCCGATCAGCAATGGGTAATTTATGATTTAAAACGGAAGTATGGCCTACACTATAATTTAACCACTGTTGAAGAAATCACAATTAGTTTTACCAACGGTATAAATAAACAAAACCCGCCATCAATTTTAATGGATGAAGGCGAAGCTTTATATGCAACGCTTTGGAAAGACTATTTTAAAAGTGCAAATATTGTAGCCCGCAAAAACACCAAATTGCATGTGCAGCATGTACCCAAAAGGTATTGGAAATACTTGACAGAAAAAGCACCGGTTTAG
- a CDS encoding putative DNA modification/repair radical SAM protein, which produces MSDRIREKLNILADAAKYDVSCSSSGGTRKNDTKGLGNSHTSGICHTYTEDGRCVSLLKILLTNHCIYDCLFCVSRKSNDIKRAAFTVDEVVELTMNFYRRNYIEGLFLSSGIFKNADFTMERLLLVVKKLRLEQNYNGYIHLKTIPGASDELIKEAGLYADRMSINLEMPTEAGLKLLAPEKNHADVIKPLGFVQQQITQFTADKKLIKHVPKFVPAGQSTQMVIGATPESDKDIMYTANAFYKNFALKRVYYSGYVPISNDSRMPVLGTQPPLLRENRLYQTDWLMRFYGFKVQEILNDANPNLDIDIDPKLSWAIRNMQHFPVDINTADYKMILRIPGIGVMSAKKIVQARKFGKLRIDQLKKIGVAYNRAKHFIVCLDSPYQLKDYQGTQIKAFILAESQSKYLKTDSNQILLF; this is translated from the coding sequence ATGTCTGATCGCATTCGTGAAAAATTAAATATTCTTGCTGACGCCGCTAAATACGATGTTTCTTGTTCATCAAGTGGCGGCACGAGAAAGAATGATACAAAAGGGCTTGGCAATAGTCATACCTCTGGCATTTGCCATACCTATACAGAAGATGGCAGATGCGTTTCTTTACTAAAGATCCTGCTAACCAATCATTGTATTTACGATTGTTTGTTCTGTGTTTCACGGAAAAGTAATGATATAAAACGTGCAGCCTTTACAGTAGATGAAGTGGTAGAACTCACCATGAATTTTTATCGACGGAACTATATCGAGGGATTGTTTTTAAGTTCAGGGATTTTTAAAAATGCCGATTTTACCATGGAACGTTTACTCCTGGTGGTAAAAAAATTGCGTTTGGAACAAAATTACAATGGTTATATCCATTTAAAAACTATTCCGGGAGCCAGCGATGAATTAATAAAAGAAGCTGGCTTGTATGCCGACCGAATGAGTATCAATTTAGAGATGCCTACCGAGGCCGGATTAAAGCTTTTGGCGCCAGAGAAAAACCATGCAGATGTAATTAAACCACTTGGGTTTGTACAGCAACAGATTACGCAGTTTACCGCAGATAAAAAACTGATTAAACATGTACCCAAATTTGTACCGGCAGGCCAAAGTACCCAAATGGTAATTGGTGCTACACCCGAAAGCGATAAGGATATTATGTACACGGCCAATGCTTTTTATAAAAACTTTGCACTAAAGAGGGTGTATTATTCGGGCTATGTACCCATTAGTAACGATAGCCGTATGCCGGTTTTAGGCACACAGCCACCGCTGTTAAGGGAAAACCGCTTGTACCAAACCGACTGGCTGATGCGGTTTTATGGCTTTAAAGTACAGGAAATTTTAAACGACGCCAATCCAAACCTTGATATTGATATTGATCCAAAGTTAAGCTGGGCGATTAGAAATATGCAACATTTCCCTGTCGATATTAATACAGCTGATTATAAAATGATTCTCCGGATACCGGGAATTGGCGTAATGTCGGCCAAAAAAATTGTGCAGGCCAGAAAATTCGGAAAACTCAGGATTGATCAGTTAAAGAAAATCGGGGTGGCTTATAACCGGGCCAAACATTTTATTGTTTGCCTGGACAGTCCCTATCAACTTAAAGATTATCAGGGGACTCAGATTAAAGCTTTTATTTTGGCCGAAAGCCAAAGCAAATATTTAAAAACAGATAGCAACCAGATACTTTTGTTTTAA
- the mqnB gene encoding futalosine hydrolase, with translation MKTLIVAATKAELTFFYQHFNLPDGDFVESKNFDLLITGVGMVATAFALGKHLSSKYSLLVNFGIAGSFDRNIALGTVLNITEDTFAELGAENGDEFLTISDLGFGENHYSPKTQKSLNLPIAKGITVNCVTGSEKSIKNLIKRLNPTTESMEGAAVFYAGKQLNIDCLQIRSISNYVEPRNKDNWKIGLAIKNLNDWAIAFVGEMN, from the coding sequence ATGAAAACTTTAATTGTTGCTGCTACTAAAGCCGAACTTACCTTCTTTTACCAGCATTTTAATTTACCGGACGGAGATTTTGTGGAAAGTAAAAATTTCGATTTGCTGATTACCGGAGTTGGGATGGTAGCAACAGCCTTTGCCCTGGGTAAACATCTTTCATCAAAATATAGCCTTTTGGTAAATTTCGGCATTGCCGGAAGCTTCGACCGGAATATCGCTTTAGGTACAGTATTAAATATTACTGAAGATACTTTTGCCGAACTGGGTGCCGAAAATGGAGATGAATTTTTAACCATAAGTGATTTAGGTTTTGGGGAGAACCATTATTCCCCGAAGACACAAAAAAGCCTTAACCTGCCTATAGCAAAAGGCATAACTGTGAACTGTGTAACGGGAAGCGAAAAAAGCATCAAAAATTTAATCAAGAGGTTAAATCCAACGACTGAAAGTATGGAAGGTGCGGCTGTTTTTTATGCCGGTAAACAGTTAAATATAGATTGTTTACAGATTAGAAGTATATCGAATTATGTAGAACCGAGAAATAAAGACAATTGGAAAATTGGTTTGGCCATTAAAAACTTAAACGATTGGGCCATTGCTTTTGTTGGAGAAATGAACTGA
- a CDS encoding helix-turn-helix domain-containing protein has translation MENVLALKTKNVAGNIRKIREYRDYTQDYLAAKLKISQNAYSKIELGYSKLTIDRLFQIAAILEVEVSHLLTLNHNDLIKIIADDERRTTAVG, from the coding sequence ATGGAAAATGTATTGGCTTTAAAGACAAAAAATGTTGCCGGGAATATCAGAAAAATTAGAGAATACAGAGACTATACTCAGGATTATCTCGCGGCGAAATTAAAAATTTCTCAAAATGCATACAGCAAGATTGAGTTGGGCTATAGTAAACTTACTATCGACCGTTTATTTCAAATCGCAGCAATTTTAGAAGTTGAAGTCTCTCATTTATTGACCCTCAACCACAATGATTTAATTAAAATTATTGCTGATGACGAACGCAGAACAACGGCCGTGGGTTAA
- a CDS encoding response regulator transcription factor translates to MKKILLVEDDPNLGLLLQDYLQLKGKFDVVLCTDGEDGLRTFNKQNFDLCILDVMMPKKDGFTLGKEIRKVNTQVPIIFATAKTMLEDKSAAYDLGGDDYITKPFRIEELLLRINAMFKRVANKTDNSDETAETQFSIGQYHFDYTTQIITDSDHQQKLSTKEAELLRLLCLKKNTVLTREEALLSIWHDDNYFNGRSMDVFLSKLRKYLKADPTVEIINVHGKGYKLLVS, encoded by the coding sequence ATGAAAAAAATACTTCTGGTAGAAGACGACCCCAATTTAGGTTTATTGTTACAAGACTATTTGCAGTTAAAAGGCAAGTTTGATGTAGTATTATGCACCGATGGTGAGGATGGATTGAGAACATTTAATAAGCAAAACTTCGATTTATGTATTTTAGATGTGATGATGCCCAAAAAAGATGGTTTTACCTTGGGTAAAGAAATCAGGAAGGTAAATACACAAGTGCCCATTATTTTTGCAACGGCTAAAACCATGCTGGAAGATAAATCTGCGGCCTATGATTTAGGTGGTGATGATTACATCACTAAACCTTTCCGTATAGAAGAGCTTTTACTGCGTATTAATGCGATGTTTAAACGTGTAGCCAATAAAACAGATAACAGCGATGAGACCGCCGAAACACAGTTTTCTATCGGTCAATATCATTTCGATTATACTACCCAGATTATTACCGATAGTGATCATCAGCAAAAACTCTCTACCAAAGAAGCTGAGCTGTTGCGTTTATTGTGTTTGAAAAAGAATACCGTTTTAACCCGTGAAGAAGCATTGTTAAGTATCTGGCATGATGATAATTACTTTAATGGGAGAAGTATGGATGTGTTTTTAAGTAAGTTGCGCAAGTACCTTAAGGCCGATCCGACAGTAGAAATTATTAACGTACACGGAAAAGGTTATAAGTTGCTGGTGAGTTAG
- a CDS encoding menaquinone biosynthesis family protein, with product MKLTLGFSPCPNDTFIFDALIHHKIDTEGLEFEVSYDDVETLNQKALRGELDITKLSFHAFAYVANQYALLDAGSALGFGVGPLLISKKHFNGENDTELQIPDSKLRVGIPGKYTTANFLLGIAYPHLQNKQELVFSEIESALLNEQIDLGLIIHENRFTYQDKGLNKIVDLGDYWEKLTGCAIPLGGIVINRNLDHDLQLKVNRLVRQSVEFAFAHPQSGIDFIRQHAQAMEESVMYKHIELYVNKYSINLGEEGRKAVDTLFKLAQERGIIPAIQENLYI from the coding sequence ATGAAACTTACACTTGGATTTTCTCCCTGCCCTAACGATACCTTTATTTTCGATGCGCTTATTCACCATAAAATTGATACGGAAGGGTTAGAATTTGAGGTTTCTTACGATGATGTAGAAACCTTAAACCAAAAGGCACTCAGGGGCGAATTAGACATTACTAAACTAAGTTTTCATGCATTTGCCTACGTAGCCAACCAATACGCTTTATTGGATGCAGGCAGTGCCCTCGGATTTGGTGTAGGCCCGCTATTGATCAGTAAGAAGCATTTTAATGGCGAAAACGACACTGAACTCCAAATACCAGATTCCAAACTGAGGGTTGGAATACCAGGAAAGTATACTACTGCGAATTTTTTGTTGGGAATTGCTTATCCCCATTTACAAAACAAACAGGAACTTGTTTTTTCGGAAATTGAATCGGCTTTGCTTAATGAGCAAATTGATTTAGGACTGATTATCCACGAAAACAGGTTTACCTATCAGGATAAGGGATTAAATAAAATTGTTGATTTAGGCGATTATTGGGAAAAACTAACGGGGTGTGCCATTCCATTAGGCGGAATCGTAATTAACCGTAATTTAGACCATGATCTGCAGTTAAAAGTAAACCGTTTAGTTCGCCAGTCGGTAGAGTTTGCCTTTGCACATCCACAATCGGGGATTGATTTTATCCGCCAGCATGCCCAGGCGATGGAAGAAAGCGTGATGTACAAACACATCGAATTATATGTGAATAAATACAGTATAAACCTTGGCGAAGAAGGCCGAAAAGCAGTTGATACCTTATTTAAACTGGCGCAGGAACGTGGAATCATTCCTGCTATTCAGGAGAATTTGTATATTTAA
- a CDS encoding 6-carboxytetrahydropterin synthase translates to MIYITRKASFNAAHKLARTDWDDDKNNEVYGKCANPNWHGHNYWLYVTVKGEVNPETGFLVDLKWLKDVMNDYVVDKVDHKNLNLDVDFMKGKLASTENLAIEIWKQLWAPIAESGAVLHCVKIYETENNFVEYFG, encoded by the coding sequence ATGATTTACATAACGAGAAAAGCATCATTTAATGCGGCGCACAAATTGGCCCGTACCGATTGGGATGATGATAAAAATAATGAAGTTTATGGTAAATGTGCCAACCCAAACTGGCATGGCCATAACTATTGGTTATATGTTACCGTTAAAGGCGAAGTGAATCCGGAAACAGGTTTTCTGGTTGATTTGAAATGGCTGAAAGACGTAATGAACGATTATGTGGTAGATAAAGTTGATCATAAAAATTTAAATCTTGATGTAGATTTTATGAAAGGTAAACTGGCTTCGACCGAAAATCTGGCCATTGAAATCTGGAAACAACTTTGGGCTCCTATTGCAGAGAGCGGCGCGGTTTTACATTGCGTAAAAATCTACGAAACCGAAAATAATTTTGTTGAGTACTTTGGTTAA
- the groES gene encoding co-chaperone GroES, which yields MALNLKPIAGSSNRVIVEPAAAEEKTASGLYIPDTAKEKPSKGTVVSVSEEDSEGKKASVKVGDVVIYGKYGGTEFPYEGKDYLIMRETDIYAVVG from the coding sequence ATGGCGTTAAACCTTAAACCAATTGCTGGCAGTTCGAACAGAGTAATCGTTGAACCGGCTGCGGCAGAAGAAAAAACTGCATCAGGTTTGTATATCCCTGATACTGCAAAAGAAAAACCATCTAAAGGAACTGTAGTATCTGTTTCTGAAGAAGATTCTGAAGGTAAAAAAGCGAGTGTAAAAGTTGGCGATGTTGTAATTTATGGTAAATACGGCGGTACTGAGTTCCCTTACGAAGGTAAAGATTACCTGATTATGCGCGAAACTGATATTTACGCTGTTGTTGGGTAA
- a CDS encoding class I SAM-dependent RNA methyltransferase, whose protein sequence is MQVFHNKSKVIITCNKRLSPYLQEEVTALGYTIERSFATGVELNITLTECIKLNLNLRCASQILYAIKSFKAITPDDLYKEIAAIEWEELIDFSGYFSVTSNVDNPNITTPLFANLKVKDAIVDRMKEKKGIRPNSGSDANKAVVHLYWKDADADVFMDTSGETLAKHGYRKIPGKAPMLEALAAGVILATNWDKKSPFINPMCGSGTLAIEAALIATNRAPGLYRMNYGFMHILGYNEEDFFAERRILKDQVIKNIDLKIIASDLSEDAVEVTRRNAKTAGVDTLIEFEVCDFELTPVPEDGKGVVVFNPEYGERLGVHSKLELTYKRMGDFMKTKCKGYSGYIFTGNPDLAKKIGLKAAKKVEFYNGKLDCRLLEYELYDGSRRTPLIEA, encoded by the coding sequence ATGCAAGTTTTCCACAATAAAAGCAAGGTAATTATTACCTGCAACAAGCGCCTTTCGCCTTATTTACAAGAAGAAGTTACAGCTTTAGGTTATACCATCGAGCGGTCTTTTGCTACGGGTGTTGAGCTCAACATCACCCTTACAGAGTGTATTAAGCTAAATTTAAACTTACGCTGCGCCAGTCAGATTCTATATGCTATAAAAAGTTTCAAAGCCATTACACCAGATGATTTATATAAAGAAATTGCAGCAATTGAGTGGGAAGAACTGATTGATTTTTCGGGTTACTTCTCCGTAACCTCAAATGTTGATAACCCAAATATTACTACGCCGCTTTTTGCAAACTTAAAAGTAAAGGATGCCATTGTAGACCGTATGAAAGAGAAAAAAGGCATCCGCCCTAACTCCGGATCGGACGCAAACAAAGCAGTAGTGCATTTATACTGGAAAGATGCCGATGCGGATGTTTTTATGGATACTTCTGGCGAAACGCTGGCCAAACACGGTTACCGGAAAATTCCAGGAAAGGCACCTATGTTAGAGGCCTTGGCAGCTGGGGTTATTTTAGCAACCAACTGGGATAAAAAATCGCCATTTATTAATCCTATGTGCGGCTCAGGAACATTAGCTATTGAAGCAGCCCTTATTGCCACCAACCGTGCCCCGGGATTATATCGCATGAATTATGGTTTTATGCATATATTAGGTTATAACGAAGAAGATTTTTTCGCTGAGCGCAGAATTTTAAAAGACCAGGTAATTAAAAATATTGATCTTAAAATTATAGCTTCCGATTTGTCGGAAGATGCGGTTGAAGTAACCCGTAGAAATGCTAAAACCGCAGGTGTTGATACTTTAATTGAATTTGAAGTTTGCGATTTTGAATTAACACCCGTTCCTGAAGACGGCAAAGGTGTTGTTGTTTTCAACCCTGAATATGGCGAACGCTTAGGTGTACACAGCAAGCTGGAATTGACGTATAAACGCATGGGCGATTTTATGAAAACGAAATGTAAAGGTTATTCGGGATATATTTTCACCGGAAATCCTGACCTTGCAAAGAAAATTGGATTAAAAGCTGCTAAAAAAGTAGAATTTTATAATGGTAAACTAGACTGTCGTTTACTAGAGTATGAATTATATGATGGCTCTCGCCGGACGCCACTAATTGAGGCCTAG
- the folE gene encoding GTP cyclohydrolase I FolE: protein MSNKDVLKGESKDGYVKIDRYNEDKIEAVATHYKDILSQLGENPEREGLLKTPERVAKALQYLTHGYDLKPDEILRSAMFEEDYSQMVVVKDIEVYSMCEHHMLPFFGKAHIAYIPNGHIVGLSKIPRVVDAFARRLQVQERLTNEIRDCIQNTLSPMGVAVVIECRHLCMSMRGVQKQNSVTTTSAFTGTFLSNDKTRSEFLRLITASLD, encoded by the coding sequence ATGAGCAATAAAGACGTATTAAAAGGCGAATCAAAAGACGGTTATGTAAAAATAGACCGTTACAATGAAGATAAAATTGAAGCTGTAGCTACACATTATAAAGATATTCTTAGTCAGCTAGGAGAAAACCCTGAGCGCGAAGGTTTATTAAAAACGCCTGAACGTGTGGCTAAAGCATTGCAATATTTAACACATGGCTACGATTTAAAACCCGATGAAATCCTAAGATCAGCCATGTTCGAAGAGGATTACAGTCAAATGGTGGTGGTTAAAGATATTGAAGTGTATTCGATGTGCGAACACCACATGTTGCCGTTCTTCGGGAAAGCACATATTGCTTATATTCCTAACGGACACATTGTGGGTTTAAGTAAAATTCCTCGTGTAGTTGATGCTTTTGCACGTCGTTTACAGGTACAGGAACGTTTAACGAACGAGATTAGAGATTGTATTCAAAATACCCTTAGCCCCATGGGCGTTGCAGTGGTGATTGAGTGCAGGCACTTATGTATGTCTATGCGTGGCGTACAAAAGCAAAACTCGGTAACTACAACATCTGCCTTTACAGGAACTTTTTTAAGTAACGATAAAACAAGGTCTGAGTTTTTGAGGTTGATTACAGCGAGTTTAGATTAG
- a CDS encoding HD domain-containing protein, giving the protein MQATIQKTIDFVQKTLANAEAGHDWFHIERVFKTAQTINQQENGDELVVAFAALLHDIADPKFNNGDEELGPNMAASFLASIAVETEVIAHVKLIIQNMSFKNSFDGSGFTSKEMQIVQDADRLDAIGAIGIARAFTYGGFKNRVLYDPAILPEVHLNKESYKNTTAPTINHFYEKLLLLKDMMNTEAGKTIAIERHNFMLLYLEHFYKEWEGK; this is encoded by the coding sequence ATGCAGGCTACCATCCAAAAAACCATCGATTTTGTTCAGAAAACACTTGCCAATGCCGAAGCAGGGCATGATTGGTTCCATATCGAACGTGTTTTTAAAACGGCTCAAACCATTAATCAACAAGAAAATGGTGATGAACTCGTGGTAGCCTTTGCCGCATTGCTACACGATATTGCTGATCCTAAATTCAATAACGGTGATGAAGAACTGGGACCAAACATGGCTGCTTCATTTTTAGCATCAATTGCTGTTGAAACTGAGGTTATTGCGCATGTTAAGTTAATTATACAGAACATGTCGTTCAAAAATAGTTTTGATGGTTCAGGTTTTACTTCAAAAGAAATGCAAATTGTACAGGATGCGGATCGTTTAGATGCTATTGGAGCTATTGGAATTGCCAGGGCATTTACCTATGGAGGATTCAAAAACAGGGTGCTTTATGATCCGGCTATTTTACCGGAAGTGCACCTTAACAAAGAAAGTTATAAAAATACAACTGCCCCTACGATTAATCATTTTTACGAAAAACTACTCCTGTTGAAAGACATGATGAATACAGAAGCTGGAAAAACAATAGCAATAGAAAGGCACAATTTTATGCTGCTCTACCTGGAACATTTTTATAAAGAATGGGAAGGCAAATAA